From a region of the Podospora pseudopauciseta strain CBS 411.78 chromosome 7 map unlocalized CBS411.78m_7, whole genome shotgun sequence genome:
- a CDS encoding uncharacterized protein (EggNog:ENOG503NVRS; BUSCO:EOG09261CQG; COG:J) — translation MAATQDLADRTAAQKVYIDPALGKDDASADGTEAKPFQSLYHALITHLETIPAPTYLTLVKKEDAATSWEEPAKSALKKAVGRVDAYKKKLAKEKDAARKEEEERLQRLKNLEDSKKIVLKQDESLPKAERIKLSQKDEGLIGKRVKVFGRIHRIRVQKAATFLEIKDGYGKLQCILPAGDLTRNHDALLFAQETALAVYGLLKRVPEGAEAPDGRELHVDYFEVVGGAPSDLEAFSNKVSKDQDPWEASMLDNRHLVLRGDNASAVMKLREAIELAFVDSYREMEFTKVSPPAMVQTQVEGGSTLFGFPYYGEEAYLTQSSQLYLETVIQSLGNVYCIEKSFRAEKSLTRRHLSEYTHVEAEMDFIEFDDLLEHIEELICRVVDKVLANPTSAAYLKLLNPGFQKPSRPFMRMRYADAIDWLNAQEEPILNEEGKPHVFGDDIAEAAERKMTDIINRPIFLTHFPVEIKAFYMQKDPKDLRVTESVDVLMPGVGEIVGGSMRMFDYEELIQAYKKNDIGHEPYYWYTEQRKYGTSPHGGYGLGLERFIAWIANQHTVRTCSLYPRFMGRAKP, via the exons ATGGCCGCAACCCAAGATCTCGCCGACCGCACCGCTGCCCAAAAGGTGTACATCGACCCCGCCTTGGGCAAAGACGACGCCTCGGCCGACGGCACCGAGGCCAAGCCGTTCCAGTCGCTGTATCACgccctcatcacccacctCGAGACCATCCCCGCGCCCACGTACCTGACGctcgtcaagaaggaggacgcTGCCACCTCGTGGGAGGAACCCGCCAAGTCTGCGCTCAAAAAGGCCGTCGGCCGCGTGGACGCgtacaagaagaagctggccaaggagaaggacgccgcgaggaaggaggaggaggagcggctGCAGAGGTTGAAGAACCTTGAGGACAGCAAGAAGATCGTCCTCAAGCAGGACGAGTCGCTCCCCAAGGCGGAGAGGATCAAGCTGAGCCAGAAGGACGAGGGGCTGATTGGGAAGAGGGTCAAGGTGTTTGGGCGGATTCACAGGATTAGGGTGCAGAAGGCGGCGACGTTTCTGGAGATCAAGGACGGGTATGGGAAGCTGCAGTGTATCCTTCCTGCTGGGGATCTGACCAGGAACCATGATGCGCTGTTGTTTGCGCAGGAGACTGCGCTGGCGGTGTATGGGCTGTTGAAGAGGGTTCCCGAGGGGGCTGAGGCGCCGGATGGGAGGGAGCTGCACGTGGATTATtttgaggtggtgggtggtgcgCCGAGTGATTTGGAGGCGTTTAGCAACAAGGTTAGCAAGGATCAGGACCCGTGGGAGGCGAGCATGTTGGACAACAGGCATTTGGTGCTGAGGGGGGACAATGCGAGCGCGGTGATgaagttgagggaggcgatTGAGCTGGCGTTTGTGGATAGTTATAGGGAGATGGAGTTCACCAAGGTGTCGCCTCCTGCCATGGTCCAGACTCAGGTTGAGGGTGGTTCTACTCTTTTCGGGTTTCCCTACTATGGCGAGGAGGCTTACCTTACCCAGTCTTCTCAGCTGTACCTCGAGACTGTGATCCAGTCGCTCGGCAACGTCTACTGTATCGAGAAGTCTTTCAGAGCCGAGAAGTCGCTCACCCGCCGCCATCTGTCCGAGTACACGCAcgtcgaggccgagatggaCTTTATCGAATTTGACGACCTGCTCGAGCACATTGAGGAGCTGATTTGCCGCGTCGTCGACAAGGTGCTTGCCAACCCCACCTCTGCGGCCTACCTCAAGCTTCTCAACCCCGGCTTCCAGAAGCCGAGCAGGCCGTTTATGCGGATGAGGTACGCCGACGCGATCGACTGGCTCAACGCGCAGGAGGAGCCGATTCTCAacgaggagggcaagcccCACGTGTTTGGTGACGACATTGCCGAGGCTGCGGAGAGAAAGATGACGGACATTATCAACCGGCCCATCTTCTTGACGCATTTCCCTGTCGAAATCAAGGCGTTTTACATGCAGAAGGACCCCAAAGACTTGAGGGTGACGGAGTCGGTGGATGTGCTGATGCcgggggtgggtgagatTGTGGGCGGGTCGATGAGGATGTTTGATTATGAGGAGTTGATTCAGGCGTATAAGAAGAATGATATTGGGCATGAGCCTTACTACTG GTACACGGAGCAGAGAAAGTACGGCACCAGCCCGCACGGTGGGtatgggttggggttggagcgGTTTATTGCTTGGATTGCGAACCAGCATACTGTGAGGACGTGCAGTTTGTATCCTAGATTTATGGGGCGTGCGAAGCCTTAG